CATTTCATTAGTAACATACTTTCTCATTAAAGAACGAATAAACTAATTGCATTCTATATTAAGAACATTACATTACTTTTTTACTAAAAGCAATAACTTTATAGCTAATTATTTGGAATAAATTTCACCATTTTATTACAGTGATTTTATGGTATTTATAAACTACTTAACAGGAACGGGCATCGATGTTAAAACCACTATCTGTTTTTTGTTTTCTACCTCATATCCGTTTGGATTATTGAGCTGCCAACGCCATGAATCAGAACACATTTCTTCAATTCCTTTTTTGGCAACCCAATCTAACTCCTTTTGTGCTTTTGTAGAATCCGCATAACTAATTCCGATATCTCCTGGTCTCCGGTCAATTATTTTGTATGGTATATTCTTACCTGTTACTTTTTCAAATGCGTGGATCATTTCCAATACACTATAACCTTTACCAGTTCCAAGATTATAGGCACTTACACCTACAGATGACATTACCTTTTCAAGGGCTTTTATATGACCTGCTGCAAGATCAACAACATGTATAAAATCTCTTATTCCTGTTCCATCATGGGTATCATAATCATTACCAAAGACGTTTATCTCTTTCCTCTTTCCTATTGCAACTTGTGTAATGTAAGGAACTAAATTATTTGGAATACCATTTGGATCTTCACCTATTTGGCCACTTGGATGAGCACCAACAGGATTAAAGTACCGCAGGAGTGCTATGCTCCATTTATTGTTTGACACATATATATCTCTCAATATCTCCTCAATCATCAATTTGGTTCTGCCATATGGATTGGTTGCTGCAAGAGGTAATTTCTCTGTAAGTGGAACATGTTCTTGCGTACCGTACACGGTTGCTGATGAACTGAATACCAGATTTCTTACTCCGAACTTTTCCATCAATTCAAATAGAATAACAGAACCTGTAATATTGTTGTGATAATAATGCAGCGGCATTTCTACTGATTCTCCTACAGCTTTAAGCCCAGCTAAATGAATTACAGCTTCAATATGATTTTCAATAAAAACAGATTGTAATGCATCTCTGTCTAATAAATCTAAGTAATAAAATTTAAAATCTTTTCCAGTAATTTCTTTGATTCTGCTTAGTGAGATTTTATTTGAATTAGATAAATTATCAATAATAATAATGTCATATCCTGCGTTCAACAATTCAACACATGTATGAGACCCTATATAGCCTGAACCGCCTGTAACTAAGATTGCCATTTCTTTCAACTCCCTATCTATTAAAAAATGGTGAATTCTCAATAAAGAACATTTTTAGTTTAGAGCATTACGATTTTTATAATAAATATAAAAAAGCTGATAATAAATCTATATCATCCAACCTACGATAGTTCTTAATAATGAACAAATATTATTTTACACTTCTTATTATCTATAATCAATCAGTATTATAAAAATTTTATACTCTTACC
The window above is part of the Metabacillus dongyingensis genome. Proteins encoded here:
- the galE gene encoding UDP-glucose 4-epimerase GalE: MAILVTGGSGYIGSHTCVELLNAGYDIIIIDNLSNSNKISLSRIKEITGKDFKFYYLDLLDRDALQSVFIENHIEAVIHLAGLKAVGESVEMPLHYYHNNITGSVILFELMEKFGVRNLVFSSSATVYGTQEHVPLTEKLPLAATNPYGRTKLMIEEILRDIYVSNNKWSIALLRYFNPVGAHPSGQIGEDPNGIPNNLVPYITQVAIGKRKEINVFGNDYDTHDGTGIRDFIHVVDLAAGHIKALEKVMSSVGVSAYNLGTGKGYSVLEMIHAFEKVTGKNIPYKIIDRRPGDIGISYADSTKAQKELDWVAKKGIEEMCSDSWRWQLNNPNGYEVENKKQIVVLTSMPVPVK